The following coding sequences lie in one Komagataeibacter sucrofermentans DSM 15973 genomic window:
- a CDS encoding sodium:solute symporter translates to MEFLSFGAVIAASVALAVYARVRRGSDNARDFFVASGQLGGLLVFFLTIGETYSIGSVLGFSTGVYLHGAAFAGWFMGYILLSYPVGFVLAPLLWQLGRRTGSMTLADIFRAHFGSRLLEMVVAANAVAFLLPLGQTQFTGLISVMRSLHWQVTPAVLAGAGAGMTFGWVALAGVRAPAYVSVLKDVLLVLAIVAGGSAALLATGLPVAYQSTPATAVPARQDMFVVSTILLQSLGLCITPQAVAFVFTARSARMVRRNQILMPLYMLMFPFLYMIAQFVHRRGLAVSSANDVFMLGITTTLPPWMQGIVAGGCAVSALVILAGVCLAIGPLVSRNMLHGLSDRGQRVGAQVVIGIYLLLSAAGAAGLGSIMVTLNNLYYLGMIQIAPGLLVALCGWRVPALAIAAGLMAGDGLAVELYWAGLMPAGVNPGLIGLAANALIVAAAGMRRLSCAR, encoded by the coding sequence ATGGAATTCCTCAGTTTTGGCGCGGTCATTGCCGCCTCTGTTGCCCTGGCGGTGTATGCGCGGGTGCGGCGCGGTAGTGACAATGCGCGTGATTTCTTTGTCGCGTCCGGGCAACTGGGGGGACTGCTGGTCTTTTTCCTGACCATTGGCGAGACCTATAGCATCGGCAGCGTGTTGGGCTTTTCCACCGGTGTCTACCTGCATGGCGCGGCGTTTGCCGGGTGGTTCATGGGGTATATCCTGCTGTCCTATCCTGTGGGGTTCGTGCTTGCGCCCCTGTTGTGGCAGTTGGGGCGCAGGACGGGCAGCATGACGCTGGCCGATATTTTTCGCGCGCATTTTGGCAGCCGATTGCTGGAAATGGTGGTGGCGGCCAATGCCGTGGCCTTCCTGCTGCCGTTGGGGCAGACGCAGTTTACCGGCCTGATTTCGGTCATGCGGAGCCTGCACTGGCAGGTTACGCCCGCCGTGCTGGCAGGCGCTGGCGCGGGCATGACCTTTGGCTGGGTGGCGCTGGCGGGCGTGCGTGCGCCGGCCTATGTATCGGTGCTGAAGGATGTGCTGCTGGTGCTGGCCATCGTGGCCGGAGGGAGTGCTGCGCTGCTGGCCACGGGCCTGCCTGTTGCATACCAGTCCACGCCCGCCACTGCCGTGCCTGCGCGGCAGGACATGTTCGTGGTTTCCACCATCTTGCTCCAGTCACTCGGGCTGTGCATTACGCCGCAGGCGGTGGCCTTCGTGTTTACCGCGCGCTCGGCGCGGATGGTGCGCCGCAACCAGATCCTCATGCCGCTTTACATGCTCATGTTCCCTTTTCTGTACATGATCGCGCAATTCGTGCACAGGCGCGGACTGGCCGTTTCATCCGCCAATGACGTGTTCATGCTGGGCATCACCACCACCCTGCCGCCGTGGATGCAGGGTATCGTTGCGGGCGGGTGCGCGGTCTCGGCGCTGGTCATCCTGGCGGGCGTGTGCCTTGCCATCGGGCCGCTGGTCTCACGCAACATGCTTCATGGCCTGTCGGACCGGGGGCAGCGCGTGGGCGCGCAGGTCGTGATCGGGATCTATCTGCTGCTCTCCGCCGCCGGGGCTGCGGGGTTGGGCAGCATCATGGTCACGCTCAATAACCTGTATTATCTCGGCATGATCCAGATAGCGCCCGGCTTGCTGGTGGCCCTGTGTGGATGGCGCGTTCCGGCTCTGGCCATTGCGGCGGGGCTTATGGCGGGTGACGGGCTGGCGGTGGAGCTGTACTGGGCGGGCCTCATGCCTGCCGGGGTCAATCCCGGCCTGATCGGGCTTGCGGCCAATGCCCTGATCGTTGCGGCTGCGGGCATGCGGCGGCTGTCCTGCGCACGCTGA
- the gatB gene encoding Asp-tRNA(Asn)/Glu-tRNA(Gln) amidotransferase subunit GatB, whose translation MTYTIEGKTGAWEIVVGLEVHAQVISHSKLFSGASASYGGEPNTHVSLVDAGFPGMLPVLNQECVAQAIRTGLGLRARINLESRFDRKNYFYADLPTGYQISQFTHPIVGEGTVEIELSDGTVRHIGITRLHMEQDAGKSMHDQDPARSFIDLNRAGVALMEIVSEPDIRCPEEAGAYLRKLRQILRYLGTCDGNMEEGSMRADVNVSVRKAGEPFRTRCEIKNVNSIRYVMHAIEVEATRQIEVWEDGVEVDQETRLFDPARNETRSLRSKEDAHDYRYFPDPDLLPLVVEQAWVDELERGLPELPDDKRDRFVKEYGIPRYDASVLVAEQAIADYYEEVAKGRDARLAANWVTGDLFGALNRTGRTITDSPISAAALGGMLDLVSDKTINGKIAKEVFEDMLETGDSAADIVERKGLKQVTDTGAIDAAVADVMARNADKVEEYRGGKDRLFGFFVGQVMKAMAGKANPAMVNEALKKVL comes from the coding sequence ATGACCTACACGATCGAAGGCAAGACCGGCGCGTGGGAAATCGTGGTGGGCCTTGAGGTTCATGCGCAGGTCATCAGTCATTCCAAGCTGTTTTCCGGGGCATCGGCCTCTTATGGCGGTGAGCCGAACACGCATGTGAGCCTGGTCGATGCGGGCTTTCCGGGCATGCTGCCGGTGCTGAACCAGGAATGCGTGGCCCAGGCCATCCGCACGGGCCTCGGCCTGCGTGCGCGCATCAATCTGGAAAGCCGGTTTGACCGCAAGAACTACTTCTATGCCGATCTGCCCACGGGCTACCAGATCAGCCAGTTCACCCACCCGATCGTGGGTGAAGGCACGGTCGAGATCGAACTGAGCGACGGCACCGTGCGCCATATCGGCATCACGCGCCTGCACATGGAGCAGGATGCGGGCAAGTCCATGCATGACCAGGACCCTGCCCGCTCCTTCATCGATCTCAACCGTGCCGGCGTGGCGCTGATGGAGATCGTGAGCGAGCCGGACATTCGCTGCCCGGAGGAAGCCGGCGCCTACCTGCGCAAGCTGCGCCAGATCCTGCGTTACCTGGGCACGTGCGATGGCAACATGGAGGAAGGCTCCATGCGTGCCGACGTGAACGTGTCGGTGCGCAAGGCGGGCGAGCCGTTCCGCACGCGTTGCGAGATCAAGAACGTCAACTCGATCCGCTATGTCATGCACGCCATCGAGGTCGAGGCTACGCGCCAGATCGAGGTGTGGGAAGATGGTGTCGAGGTGGATCAGGAAACCCGCCTGTTCGACCCGGCCCGCAACGAGACCCGCTCGCTGCGCAGCAAGGAAGATGCCCACGATTACCGCTACTTCCCCGACCCTGACCTGCTGCCTCTGGTCGTGGAGCAGGCCTGGGTGGACGAACTCGAGCGTGGTCTGCCCGAACTGCCGGATGACAAGCGTGATCGCTTCGTCAAGGAATATGGCATCCCCCGCTACGACGCCAGCGTGCTGGTGGCCGAGCAGGCCATTGCCGATTATTATGAGGAAGTGGCCAAAGGCCGCGATGCCCGCCTTGCCGCCAACTGGGTGACGGGTGACCTGTTTGGCGCGCTCAACCGCACCGGTCGCACCATTACCGATAGCCCGATCTCGGCTGCGGCACTGGGCGGCATGCTGGATCTGGTGTCGGACAAGACCATCAATGGCAAGATCGCCAAGGAAGTGTTCGAGGACATGCTCGAGACTGGCGACAGTGCTGCTGACATCGTGGAGCGCAAGGGCCTGAAGCAGGTGACGGACACCGGCGCGATTGATGCCGCTGTAGCCGATGTAATGGCCCGTAATGCCGACAAGGTGGAAGAATACCGTGGCGGCAAGGACCGGCTGTTCGGCTTTTTTGTTGGCCAGGTGATGAAAGCCATGGCGGGCAAGGCCAATCCGGCCATGGTGAACGAAGCCCTGAAAAAAGTTTTGTAA
- the ruvX gene encoding Holliday junction resolvase RuvX, which translates to MPLFNISDLRAGLRRDQRLLGLDPGKKTIGIALSDVGLMLASPHMGLKRGKLSVNAAEISRIARAQDVGGLVVGLPLSLDGSFGPAAQAARDWTLNLSDMTGLPAAMWDERLSSSAVNRFLIAEADMTRQRRGEVVDQMAAAYILQAALDASIPQG; encoded by the coding sequence ATGCCCCTGTTCAACATATCCGATCTCCGCGCAGGCCTGCGCCGCGACCAGCGCCTGCTTGGCCTTGACCCCGGCAAAAAAACGATCGGCATCGCCCTGTCCGATGTCGGCCTGATGCTCGCCTCCCCGCACATGGGGCTCAAACGCGGTAAACTGTCGGTCAATGCGGCCGAAATCAGCAGGATTGCCCGCGCGCAGGATGTCGGCGGCCTGGTGGTGGGCCTGCCGCTATCGCTTGATGGCAGCTTTGGCCCCGCCGCCCAGGCGGCGCGGGACTGGACGCTGAACCTGTCTGACATGACCGGACTGCCTGCGGCCATGTGGGACGAACGGCTTTCTTCCTCCGCGGTAAACCGCTTCCTGATCGCGGAAGCCGACATGACGCGCCAGCGCCGGGGCGAGGTGGTGGACCAGATGGCGGCGGCTTACATATTGCAGGCCGCCCTTGATGCATCGATCCCGCAAGGGTAG
- a CDS encoding MIP/aquaporin family protein produces the protein MRLPHLPYLHIHVHDRPLAGDPHPHNLFHWKLYFCEAIATAILMILGLSAVILLSAPASPLGAVLMHHPYIQTALCGLCFGLSGTAAAMTPFGKVSGAHINPSVTLAFSLARRIGGVDALNYMIAQVIGAFIGTAVVYEAGRLIAWWGNMAVAVHYGATVPYGHISIWWAMWSEMFVTAALIAMLYWLAAHPRWKFITPWSGGLFFLVLNPITAWLSGNSVNFARTLAPALFAGQWSGLWVYIVGPFAGASLAVMAIRMNLLGKLHLLEARLVNFGHHGRVPGLDDPHRKLNHPDDPDHVPPGAGAA, from the coding sequence ATGCGCCTGCCACACCTGCCGTACCTTCATATCCATGTGCATGACCGCCCGCTGGCAGGCGACCCGCACCCGCACAACCTGTTTCACTGGAAGCTGTATTTCTGCGAGGCGATCGCCACCGCCATCCTCATGATCCTTGGCCTGAGTGCTGTCATCCTGCTCAGCGCGCCCGCCAGCCCGCTTGGCGCGGTGCTCATGCATCATCCCTATATCCAGACCGCGCTGTGCGGGCTCTGCTTTGGCCTGTCAGGCACGGCGGCGGCCATGACGCCGTTCGGCAAGGTCAGCGGCGCGCATATCAATCCTTCCGTCACCCTGGCGTTCTCGCTGGCCAGGCGCATCGGCGGGGTGGATGCGCTGAACTACATGATCGCGCAGGTTATCGGCGCGTTTATAGGCACGGCGGTGGTGTATGAAGCAGGCAGGCTGATCGCCTGGTGGGGCAATATGGCCGTGGCGGTGCATTATGGCGCGACCGTGCCCTATGGCCATATTTCGATCTGGTGGGCCATGTGGTCGGAAATGTTCGTGACCGCGGCACTGATCGCCATGCTGTACTGGCTGGCAGCCCACCCGCGATGGAAGTTCATCACGCCATGGTCGGGCGGGCTGTTCTTTCTCGTGCTCAACCCGATTACGGCATGGCTTTCGGGCAATAGCGTCAATTTTGCACGCACGCTGGCCCCGGCACTGTTTGCCGGGCAATGGTCGGGGCTGTGGGTTTATATTGTGGGGCCCTTTGCCGGGGCATCGCTTGCGGTCATGGCCATTCGCATGAACCTGCTGGGCAAGCTGCACCTGCTTGAGGCGCGTCTGGTCAATTTTGGCCACCATGGCCGCGTGCCGGGGCTTGATGACCCGCACCGCAAGCTCAACCACCCCGATGACCCCGACCATGTGCCCCCTGGCGCCGGAGCCGCCTGA
- the pgm gene encoding phosphoglucomutase (alpha-D-glucose-1,6-bisphosphate-dependent) has product MPSVSPFAGKPVDPDRLVNIDALLDAYYTRKPDPSIATQRVAFGTSGHRGSSLHTSFNENHILSISQAIVDYRKNAGITGPLFIGIDTHALSRPALKSALEVFAANGIEVRIDDKDGYTPTPVISHAILTCNRGRNSDLADGVVITPSHNPPEDGGFKYNPPHGGPADTDITKVIENAANDYMAKGMKGVTRVPFEQALKAPTTKRHDYINPYVADLAAVVDMDIIRESGISIGIDPLGGAAVDYWQPIIDKYGINATIVSKEVDPTFRFMTADWDGQIRMDCSSPYAMARLVQMKDRFDIAFANDTDADRHGIVSGKYGLMNPNHYLATAIEFLFNNRANWNPAAGVGKTVVSSSMIDRVAKEIGRKLVEVPVGFKWFVDGLYNGTLGFGGEESAGASFLRRDGTVWSTDKDGIILGLLAAEITARTKQTPGAAYEAMTKRLGTPYYARIDAPADPAQKAILKTLSPEQIGMSELAGEPIVSTLTNAPGNGAAIGGLKVSARDGWFAARPSGTENVYKIYAESFKSEAHLKAIQTEAQDAISALFAKAAQK; this is encoded by the coding sequence ATGCCCAGCGTAAGCCCTTTTGCCGGCAAGCCGGTCGATCCGGATCGTCTTGTCAATATCGATGCCCTGCTTGATGCCTATTATACCCGCAAGCCTGATCCCTCCATTGCCACGCAGCGGGTGGCGTTTGGCACCTCGGGGCACCGTGGCTCATCGCTGCATACGAGCTTCAACGAAAACCATATCCTCTCGATCAGCCAGGCCATTGTCGACTACCGCAAGAATGCGGGCATTACCGGGCCGCTGTTCATCGGCATCGACACGCATGCGCTCTCGCGCCCGGCGCTGAAATCAGCACTCGAAGTCTTTGCCGCCAATGGCATTGAAGTGCGCATTGATGACAAGGATGGCTACACACCCACCCCCGTCATCTCGCATGCCATCCTGACGTGTAACCGTGGCCGCAACAGCGACCTTGCCGATGGCGTGGTGATTACGCCCTCGCACAACCCGCCCGAGGATGGTGGCTTCAAATACAACCCGCCCCATGGCGGCCCGGCCGATACCGACATCACCAAGGTGATCGAGAACGCGGCGAACGACTACATGGCCAAGGGCATGAAGGGCGTGACGCGCGTGCCGTTCGAGCAGGCGCTCAAGGCCCCCACCACAAAGCGGCATGACTACATCAACCCGTATGTGGCTGACCTTGCCGCTGTGGTGGACATGGACATCATCCGTGAATCCGGCATTTCCATCGGCATCGACCCGCTTGGCGGGGCAGCGGTGGATTACTGGCAGCCGATCATTGACAAATACGGCATCAACGCCACCATCGTAAGCAAGGAAGTCGATCCCACCTTCCGCTTCATGACCGCCGACTGGGATGGGCAGATCCGCATGGACTGTTCCTCCCCCTACGCCATGGCGCGTCTGGTGCAGATGAAGGATCGCTTTGACATCGCCTTCGCCAATGATACCGATGCCGACCGCCATGGCATCGTTTCGGGCAAGTACGGGCTGATGAACCCCAACCACTATCTTGCCACCGCCATCGAGTTCCTGTTCAACAACCGCGCGAACTGGAACCCCGCAGCCGGCGTGGGCAAGACGGTGGTCAGCAGCAGCATGATCGACCGCGTGGCCAAGGAAATTGGCCGCAAGCTGGTGGAAGTGCCGGTTGGCTTCAAGTGGTTTGTCGATGGCCTGTATAATGGCACGCTCGGCTTTGGTGGTGAGGAAAGCGCTGGTGCTTCCTTCCTGCGCCGCGATGGCACGGTGTGGAGCACGGACAAGGATGGCATCATTCTTGGCCTGCTTGCCGCCGAGATTACGGCCCGCACCAAACAGACCCCCGGTGCTGCGTACGAGGCCATGACCAAGCGCCTTGGCACGCCGTACTATGCCCGGATCGACGCGCCTGCCGACCCGGCGCAGAAAGCCATCCTCAAGACCCTCTCGCCCGAGCAGATCGGCATGAGCGAACTTGCAGGCGAGCCGATTGTCAGCACGCTGACCAACGCGCCGGGCAATGGCGCGGCCATTGGCGGGCTGAAGGTTTCAGCCAGGGATGGCTGGTTTGCCGCCCGCCCCTCCGGCACGGAAAATGTCTATAAAATCTATGCCGAAAGCTTCAAGAGCGAGGCCCACCTGAAGGCCATCCAGACCGAGGCGCAGGATGCGATTTCCGCCCTGTTTGCCAAGGCGGCGCAGAAGTAA
- the gatC gene encoding Asp-tRNA(Asn)/Glu-tRNA(Gln) amidotransferase subunit GatC — protein MSLDPATVRRIARLARIGIDESDVPALQGELNGILGWVEQLNEVDVEGVTPMVGTGHAALRTRPDVVTDGNCRDAVLSNAPDGVGPFYTVPKVVE, from the coding sequence ATGTCGCTTGATCCCGCGACCGTCCGCCGCATTGCCAGACTGGCACGGATTGGTATTGACGAGTCTGATGTTCCTGCCCTGCAAGGGGAGCTTAACGGGATCCTCGGCTGGGTCGAGCAGTTGAACGAGGTCGATGTCGAGGGGGTGACCCCCATGGTCGGCACGGGCCATGCCGCCCTGCGCACGCGCCCGGACGTGGTGACCGATGGCAACTGCCGTGATGCCGTGCTGTCCAACGCGCCCGATGGCGTTGGCCCCTTCTATACCGTGCCCAAGGTTGTTGAATAA
- the gatA gene encoding Asp-tRNA(Asn)/Glu-tRNA(Gln) amidotransferase subunit GatA, with protein sequence MSLTELTIADAASGLRARKFSAVELVRAHTDAIDALNPRLNAYITPTREAALKAAQQADEALVKGEARSLTGIPLGIKDLFCTNGVRTTAASNILKNFVPPYESTVTANLLRDGAVFVGKTNLDEFAMGSANITSAFGPVENPWKRNGDDAALVPGGSSGGSAAAVAAGLAMGATGTDTGGSIRQPAAYCGIVGLKPTYGRCSRFGTIAYASSLDQAGPMARSVRDCAIMLQSMAGFDERDSTSVNCDVPDYSAAVGRSLKGLKVGIPAEYRAEGLSAEIAAAWQQGIEWLKAAGCEIVDVSLPHTKYGLATYYIVAPAECSSNLARYDGLRFGERVPGDTLDAMYEATRRAGFGPEVRRRIMMGTYVLSAGYYDAYYLKAQKVRTLIRRDFTEAFQKVDVLLTPTAPTPAFAQGEQSDDPVQMYLNDIFTVPASMAGMPAMSVPVGLGATGLPLGLQLIGRPFDEETLLATGSALEQAAGFTHRPAIRAEATK encoded by the coding sequence ATGAGCCTGACCGAACTGACAATTGCCGATGCCGCAAGCGGCCTGCGTGCACGCAAATTCAGCGCCGTGGAGCTGGTGCGCGCGCATACCGATGCCATCGATGCCCTGAACCCGCGCCTGAACGCCTACATCACCCCCACCCGTGAGGCAGCGCTCAAGGCGGCGCAGCAGGCAGATGAGGCGCTGGTAAAGGGCGAGGCCCGTAGCCTGACCGGCATCCCGCTGGGCATCAAGGACCTGTTCTGCACCAATGGCGTGCGGACCACGGCGGCGAGCAATATCCTCAAGAATTTCGTGCCCCCCTATGAAAGCACGGTCACGGCCAACCTGCTGCGTGATGGCGCGGTGTTCGTGGGCAAGACCAACCTTGATGAATTCGCCATGGGGTCGGCCAACATCACCTCCGCTTTCGGCCCGGTTGAAAACCCGTGGAAGCGTAACGGCGATGACGCGGCGCTGGTGCCCGGCGGCTCGTCTGGCGGGTCGGCTGCCGCCGTGGCCGCCGGGCTGGCCATGGGGGCGACCGGCACCGATACCGGCGGCTCCATCCGCCAGCCCGCCGCCTATTGCGGCATTGTCGGGCTCAAGCCGACCTATGGCCGGTGCAGCCGGTTTGGCACCATTGCCTATGCCTCGTCGCTCGATCAGGCAGGCCCGATGGCGCGCAGCGTGCGCGACTGCGCCATCATGCTCCAGTCCATGGCCGGTTTTGACGAGCGTGACAGCACCAGTGTCAACTGCGACGTGCCGGATTATTCCGCCGCCGTGGGCCGTAGCCTGAAGGGGCTGAAGGTAGGCATCCCCGCAGAATACCGCGCCGAGGGCCTTTCTGCCGAGATTGCGGCGGCATGGCAGCAGGGCATTGAATGGCTCAAAGCGGCAGGCTGCGAGATTGTGGATGTGTCCCTGCCCCACACGAAATATGGTCTTGCCACGTACTATATCGTGGCGCCTGCCGAGTGTTCCTCCAACCTCGCCCGCTACGATGGCCTGCGCTTTGGCGAGCGCGTGCCGGGCGACACGCTTGATGCCATGTATGAAGCCACCCGCCGCGCGGGCTTTGGCCCGGAGGTGCGCCGCCGCATCATGATGGGCACCTATGTGCTCTCGGCTGGCTATTACGATGCCTATTACCTGAAGGCCCAGAAGGTTCGTACTCTCATCCGCCGCGACTTTACCGAGGCTTTCCAGAAGGTGGATGTCTTGCTCACCCCCACCGCGCCCACCCCTGCTTTCGCGCAGGGTGAACAGAGTGATGATCCGGTCCAGATGTACCTGAACGATATTTTCACCGTGCCTGCCTCCATGGCTGGCATGCCCGCCATGTCCGTGCCCGTGGGGCTGGGCGCTACCGGCCTGCCGCTGGGCCTGCAGCTTATTGGCCGCCCGTTTGACGAGGAAACCCTGCTGGCCACCGGCAGCGCGCTGGAACAGGCCGCAGGCTTTACCCACCGTCCTGCCATCCGTGCGGAGGCCACGAAATGA
- a CDS encoding YaiI/YqxD family protein, which translates to MTRIFIDADACPVRDETYRVAQRYGLHTFVVSNSLLAVPASPLIERVVVTQGMDVADDWIAEHAAAHDIVISADIPLAARCVARGACVLDPKGRILDDNAIGMALAVRNLMTDLRDTGVVTQSNRGFTRADRSTFLSALDTAVVKARKRAAGHGRPLPVVPPTA; encoded by the coding sequence ATGACCCGCATTTTCATTGATGCCGATGCCTGCCCCGTGCGTGATGAGACCTATCGCGTGGCGCAACGCTACGGGCTGCATACCTTTGTCGTGTCGAACAGCCTGCTGGCCGTGCCAGCCTCGCCGCTGATCGAGCGCGTGGTGGTGACCCAGGGCATGGACGTGGCTGATGACTGGATTGCCGAGCATGCCGCCGCGCATGACATTGTCATATCAGCCGATATTCCGCTGGCTGCGCGTTGTGTCGCGCGCGGGGCCTGCGTGCTCGACCCCAAGGGCCGCATTCTTGATGATAACGCCATCGGCATGGCGCTGGCCGTACGCAATCTCATGACCGACCTGCGTGATACCGGTGTCGTGACCCAGAGCAATCGCGGCTTTACCCGTGCTGACCGCTCCACGTTTCTTTCAGCCCTCGATACCGCCGTAGTCAAAGCCCGCAAACGCGCGGCAGGGCACGGGCGGCCGCTGCCTGTCGTGCCACCCACGGCATGA
- a CDS encoding zinc ribbon domain-containing protein YjdM, which yields MENDLKCPECGCEHVYPDGSLWTCPECGCEWNPKDNAAGAADGPGEIRDANGNVLADGDTVTVTKDLKIKGASSVIKGGTKVKGIRLVDGTDGHNIACKIAGIGAINLKSEFVRKA from the coding sequence ATGGAAAACGACCTCAAATGCCCCGAATGTGGGTGCGAACATGTCTACCCTGACGGCAGTCTGTGGACCTGCCCTGAATGCGGGTGTGAATGGAACCCGAAGGACAATGCGGCGGGCGCTGCGGATGGCCCCGGCGAGATCCGCGATGCCAATGGCAATGTGCTCGCCGATGGCGATACCGTTACGGTAACCAAGGACCTCAAGATCAAGGGAGCCTCCTCCGTGATCAAGGGTGGCACCAAGGTCAAGGGCATCCGGCTGGTTGATGGCACGGACGGGCATAATATTGCCTGCAAGATTGCAGGTATTGGTGCAATCAACCTGAAATCTGAATTCGTCAGAAAAGCCTGA
- a CDS encoding dihydroxyacetone kinase subunit DhaK: protein MKRFFNTRETVVTEALDGFLRSSAGHHLCRLDGYPDTCVIMRREIDRHEVSVISGGGSGHEPAHAGFVGHGMLTAAVCGALFASPCVDAILAAILATTGEAGCLLVVKNYTGDRLNFGLAAERARALGKKVEMVTVGDDIALPGSATPRGVAGTVLAHKLAGYGAAQGWSLEHVTEFVRDGTKRMRTIGLALEDCNPYESARASRLAADQAELGLGIHGEPGAQRIAVAGANDLMALAARTLEDSLPTTVRNTRFALVLNNLGTVPEVEMALLLEAFSRTPLARRISHVIGPAPLMTALDMNGFSLTLIELDEAIATALQAPAQPRAWPGIATFGSPSVAPMPAMPDAFPFTPGHDAAVASLLARGAEVLVANEAALNELDGKIGDGDAGSTFASAARDITAVRDRLPMNDPHQLMATIGNILTQHAGGSSGVLFAIMFSAAGRSSQPWQQALREGLAHMMECGGAKPGDRTMIDALHPALEALAAGGGLQQAAQAARKGADATTTMDSARAGRAAYVPSEHVRNVPDPGAEAVARLLEGLAAG from the coding sequence ATGAAGCGTTTTTTCAATACGCGCGAAACCGTTGTGACCGAAGCACTGGACGGGTTCCTGCGCTCAAGCGCGGGCCACCACCTGTGCCGCCTGGATGGCTACCCCGATACCTGCGTGATCATGCGCCGCGAGATCGACCGCCACGAGGTTTCGGTCATTTCGGGTGGCGGATCGGGGCATGAGCCTGCGCATGCGGGCTTCGTGGGGCATGGCATGTTGACTGCGGCAGTGTGTGGCGCGCTGTTCGCCTCTCCCTGCGTCGATGCGATCCTGGCCGCGATCCTTGCCACGACAGGCGAGGCAGGCTGCCTGCTGGTGGTCAAGAACTATACCGGCGACCGCCTGAACTTCGGTCTTGCCGCCGAGCGCGCCCGCGCGCTGGGCAAGAAGGTGGAAATGGTGACCGTGGGCGATGATATCGCCCTGCCGGGTTCCGCCACGCCGCGCGGTGTTGCGGGCACGGTGCTGGCGCACAAGCTGGCAGGCTATGGCGCAGCGCAGGGCTGGTCGCTGGAGCATGTGACCGAATTCGTGCGCGACGGCACGAAGCGCATGCGCACCATTGGCCTCGCGCTCGAGGACTGCAACCCTTATGAGTCCGCCCGCGCCAGCCGCCTGGCCGCTGACCAGGCCGAGCTTGGCCTTGGCATTCATGGCGAGCCGGGCGCGCAGCGCATTGCCGTTGCCGGTGCGAATGACCTGATGGCGCTCGCCGCCCGCACGCTGGAGGACAGCCTGCCCACCACCGTGCGCAATACCCGCTTCGCCCTTGTGCTCAACAACCTGGGCACCGTGCCTGAAGTGGAAATGGCGCTGCTGCTCGAAGCCTTCAGCCGCACGCCGCTGGCCCGCCGCATCTCGCACGTGATCGGCCCGGCACCGCTCATGACGGCGCTGGACATGAACGGCTTCTCGCTCACCCTGATCGAGCTGGACGAGGCCATCGCCACCGCCCTGCAGGCGCCCGCCCAGCCGCGTGCATGGCCCGGCATCGCCACCTTTGGCAGCCCCAGCGTGGCCCCCATGCCCGCCATGCCCGATGCCTTTCCCTTCACGCCCGGCCATGATGCGGCTGTAGCCAGCCTGCTGGCGCGGGGTGCTGAAGTGCTGGTGGCCAACGAGGCCGCGCTGAACGAACTCGATGGCAAGATCGGCGATGGCGATGCGGGGTCCACCTTCGCCAGCGCCGCGCGTGACATTACCGCCGTGCGCGACCGCCTGCCCATGAATGACCCGCACCAGCTCATGGCGACCATCGGCAATATCCTGACCCAGCATGCGGGCGGCTCAAGCGGGGTGCTGTTCGCCATCATGTTCTCGGCGGCAGGACGCAGCAGCCAGCCCTGGCAGCAGGCCCTGCGTGAAGGGCTGGCCCATATGATGGAATGCGGCGGCGCGAAACCGGGCGACCGCACCATGATCGATGCGCTCCACCCCGCACTTGAAGCGCTTGCCGCAGGAGGTGGCCTGCAACAGGCAGCACAGGCCGCGCGCAAGGGGGCCGATGCCACAACCACCATGGACAGCGCCCGCGCAGGCCGCGCCGCCTACGTGCCCAGCGAGCACGTGCGCAACGTGCCTGACCCCGGCGCCGAGGCCGTGGCCCGCCTGCTTGAAGGACTGGCGGCTGGCTGA